A stretch of DNA from Desulfovibrio gilichinskyi:
AACTGCTTTAATGCCTGATTCGTCAACGGCTTTCCCTACAACGTCTTCGAACATATAGCCGTCCAGAAAAGCTGTTGTTCCACCTGCTATCATTTCTGCGCAGCCAAGCAGGGCTCCCAGTTCAACAAGTTCTTTATTAAGTCCAGCTTCAATGGGGAAGATGTATTCATGCAGCCATGTGAGCAGCGGGAGATCGTCTGCTACGCCTCTCATCAGAGTCATTGGAACATGAGTGTGCGAATTGATCATTCCGGGCATTATAATAGAATTCCCGACGTCCAGCGTTTTTGAGCTGTTCCATTTCAGGTCTATATCAGCTTTAGTCCCAACATCAGCGATGATCTTTCCTGTCACAGCAATTGCGCCGTCAGTTAGTATGGAACGATTTTCATCCTGTGTAAGAATGTTGGAACCGTAAATGATCAGGTCACATTTCTGAGGAGACATACAATGTATTTCCTTAAATTATCGCAAAGCCATCTGAGTACTAGGCCGGATTAATATCAGCCGAGTTTTTCAATAGTTTTAATCAGCATTGAAGTAACTTTCTGGGCATTTTCCTGAAAAATCTTAAGAATGTCATCCCATGTGACAGGATCTTCATCAGTCTTCCAGCAGTCATAATCCGTGGACATGGCAACTGCGGCGTAAGGAACTCCCGCTTCGTTTGCTAGAATAGCTTCAGGAGCTGTACTCATATTGATAATGTCCGCTCCCCACGCTCTGTACATATGGGATTCAGCACGTGTTGAGAATCTTGGACCTTCGATAGTAACAACAGTCCCTTTGTCATGAACTGTAATACCTAGATCTTGGCAGGACTTGATCATTTTCTCGCGCAGAAAACTGTCGAAAGGTTCAGCCATCGGAGTATGCGCAGGGGCGTGCGGCTCAAACGACTCAAAAAAAGTTGTATCGCGCTTGCGGGTAAAATCTATAAATTGATCGATGATAACCAGATGTCCGCGATCAATTTCTTCACGTAATGATCCTACAGCTGTGGTTGCAAGAATGTAGTCGCATCCGAGGTCTTTCAGGGTTTGAATATTTGCTCTGTTATTTACATACGTAGGCGGGATAGTGTGCTCTCTGCCATGACGGCCTATAATATGAAC
This window harbors:
- the mtnP gene encoding S-methyl-5'-thioadenosine phosphorylase, which gives rise to MAVIGIIGGSGLDNPDIIKNAKDSIVSNKWGKPSSPVKSGTISGTEVHIIGRHGREHTIPPTYVNNRANIQTLKDLGCDYILATTAVGSLREEIDRGHLVIIDQFIDFTRKRDTTFFESFEPHAPAHTPMAEPFDSFLREKMIKSCQDLGITVHDKGTVVTIEGPRFSTRAESHMYRAWGADIINMSTAPEAILANEAGVPYAAVAMSTDYDCWKTDEDPVTWDDILKIFQENAQKVTSMLIKTIEKLG